From a single Ornithorhynchus anatinus isolate Pmale09 chromosome 15, mOrnAna1.pri.v4, whole genome shotgun sequence genomic region:
- the AP1S2 gene encoding AP-1 complex subunit sigma-2 isoform X2, translating into MQFMLLFSRQGKLRLQKWYVPLSDKEKKKITRELVQTVLARKPKMCSFLEWRDLKIVYKRYASLYFCCAIEDQDNELITLEIIHRYVELLDKYFGSVCELDIIFNFEKAYFILDEFLLGGEVQETSKKNVLKAIEQADLLQEEAETPRSVLEEIGLT; encoded by the exons ATGCAGTTTATGTTGCTTTTCAGTCGCCAGGGTAAGCTACGACTTCAGAAATGGTATGTCCCGTTGTCAgacaaagaaaagaagaaaatcacAAGGGAACTTGTTCAGACCGTTTTAGCTCGGAAGCCTAAGATGTGCAGCTTTCTGGAGTGGCGAGATCTGAAGATTGTCTACAAAAG GTATGCTAGCCTGTATTTCTGCTGTGCTATTGAAGATCAGGATAATGAACTCATTACCCTGGAAATAATTCATCGTTACGTCGAGCTACTTGATAAATATTTTGGCAGT GTGTGTGAACTTGATATCATCTTTAATTTTGAGAAGGCTTATTTTATCCTGGATGAGTTCCTTTTGGGAGGGGAAGTTCAGGAAACATCCAAGAAAAATGTTCTTAAAGCCATTGAGCAGGCAGATCTGCTGCAGGAG
- the AP1S2 gene encoding AP-1 complex subunit sigma-2 isoform X3, with protein MQFMLLFSRQGKLRLQKWYVPLSDKEKKKITRELVQTVLARKPKMCSFLEWRDLKIVYKRYASLYFCCAIEDQDNELITLEIIHRYVELLDKYFGSVCELDIIFNFEKAYFILDEFLLGGEVQETSKKNVLKAIEQADLLQEPRHEYFNVPVY; from the exons ATGCAGTTTATGTTGCTTTTCAGTCGCCAGGGTAAGCTACGACTTCAGAAATGGTATGTCCCGTTGTCAgacaaagaaaagaagaaaatcacAAGGGAACTTGTTCAGACCGTTTTAGCTCGGAAGCCTAAGATGTGCAGCTTTCTGGAGTGGCGAGATCTGAAGATTGTCTACAAAAG GTATGCTAGCCTGTATTTCTGCTGTGCTATTGAAGATCAGGATAATGAACTCATTACCCTGGAAATAATTCATCGTTACGTCGAGCTACTTGATAAATATTTTGGCAGT GTGTGTGAACTTGATATCATCTTTAATTTTGAGAAGGCTTATTTTATCCTGGATGAGTTCCTTTTGGGAGGGGAAGTTCAGGAAACATCCAAGAAAAATGTTCTTAAAGCCATTGAGCAGGCAGATCTGCTGCAGGAG